From a region of the Thalassospira sp. TSL5-1 genome:
- a CDS encoding DUF3572 domain-containing protein: protein MNSDAAETLAIQAIAFVAGDEELLQGLLMQTGMDLNDLRAGIGNRDVQRGVLEFLLSHEPFLMRLVEAIDCRPEMPAQAHMVLSGGPIWQD, encoded by the coding sequence ATGAATAGTGACGCAGCCGAAACCCTTGCCATTCAGGCCATTGCCTTCGTTGCGGGCGATGAAGAATTGTTACAGGGGCTGTTGATGCAGACCGGCATGGATTTGAACGATTTGCGCGCCGGGATTGGCAACCGCGATGTGCAGCGTGGCGTGCTGGAATTTTTGTTATCCCACGAACCGTTTTTAATGCGCCTGGTCGAGGCAATTGATTGCCGCCCGGAAATGCCGGCACAGGCGCATATGGTTTTGTCCGGCGGGCCGATCTGGCAGGATTAA
- a CDS encoding autotransporter domain-containing protein: MTLRWSIIAIGTACFAVSTLSPDRGVPPWINRAFAAQDKNLRTIESPILRTETMTRTQNRLGHLDRLSDRLDGTLVNNTLQPLFLDDSKPASEQPPGALAMGTEVASQIESYSGRDALGSLAERIDFDSANGSFPTQDRATERAISIWVHGTRQNIDNRVADDGFNPGLNGDVIAVDTGVDYRVDTSTIIGLALGWGSTASDIAARQTLYRENNVTFSPYFLTRMTDWLKLNGSLGIGSSDITRTGLASSYENTSSSMTYSGSLGFDAEQNLGQTPLSLRLKGNLISARESYGKHFSPNGEIVSGHVATSTLFDSEAEARYRIEMGEHIFTPFFGENQTMSVLNEGFGRDQTRRYYTGTDYAFSPFSLNASLQAFREFNPGTDPYEGVKGELRFSTTLPRDYGTIQPFLNTERDNDAVKLGGGFDHYWTDFAGHVGLEINQTLTFDQTDKDPLSGLVTISFNM, translated from the coding sequence ATGACACTGCGCTGGAGCATCATAGCCATCGGCACAGCCTGCTTTGCCGTTTCAACCCTGTCGCCCGACAGGGGTGTTCCGCCGTGGATCAATCGCGCCTTTGCCGCCCAGGACAAAAACCTGCGCACCATCGAATCCCCGATCCTGCGCACCGAAACCATGACACGCACGCAAAACCGGCTGGGGCATCTTGACCGCCTGTCCGACCGGCTGGACGGCACTCTGGTCAATAACACCCTGCAACCGCTGTTTCTTGATGACAGCAAACCCGCCAGCGAACAGCCGCCCGGCGCCCTGGCAATGGGCACCGAGGTCGCCTCTCAAATCGAAAGCTACAGCGGCCGTGATGCGCTGGGGTCCCTTGCCGAACGAATTGACTTTGACAGCGCCAATGGCTCTTTCCCCACGCAGGATCGGGCCACCGAACGGGCCATCAGCATCTGGGTGCATGGCACACGTCAAAACATTGATAACCGCGTTGCCGATGACGGCTTTAACCCCGGGCTGAATGGTGATGTGATTGCCGTTGATACCGGGGTGGATTACCGGGTTGATACATCGACCATCATCGGCCTTGCGCTGGGCTGGGGCAGCACCGCCAGCGACATTGCCGCCCGCCAGACGCTGTATCGGGAAAACAATGTCACCTTTTCCCCCTATTTTCTCACCCGCATGACGGACTGGCTGAAACTCAATGGCAGCCTGGGCATTGGCAGCAGCGACATCACCCGCACCGGCCTTGCCAGCAGTTACGAAAATACCAGCTCCAGCATGACCTATTCCGGCTCACTTGGGTTTGATGCCGAACAGAATTTGGGCCAAACACCCCTAAGCCTGCGCCTAAAGGGCAATTTGATCAGCGCACGCGAATCTTATGGCAAGCATTTCTCGCCAAATGGCGAAATTGTCTCGGGCCATGTTGCAACATCAACCCTGTTTGATTCCGAGGCCGAAGCCCGCTATCGCATCGAGATGGGTGAACATATCTTTACCCCCTTCTTTGGCGAAAACCAGACCATGTCGGTTCTGAATGAAGGCTTTGGCCGCGATCAGACCCGGCGCTATTATACTGGCACCGACTATGCCTTTAGCCCGTTTTCGTTAAATGCGTCCTTACAGGCATTTCGCGAATTCAACCCGGGAACAGACCCCTATGAAGGGGTTAAGGGAGAATTGAGATTTTCCACCACCCTGCCGCGAGACTACGGCACCATTCAGCCTTTCCTTAATACCGAACGCGATAATGATGCCGTCAAACTGGGGGGGGGATTTGATCATTACTGGACGGACTTTGCTGGTCATGTTGGCCTGGAAATCAATCAGACGCTGACCTTTGATCAAACCGACAAAGACCCGCTTTCTGGCCTTGTCACCATCAGTTTCAATATGTAA
- a CDS encoding helix-turn-helix transcriptional regulator, giving the protein MMENHIFKALADPTRRIIFEKLANANGMNASALREGIPISQPAMSQHLAVLRDARLVQEERRGRFVNYRITPEGLDMIVQWVARYSTFWPDRVDALRKTLKEMDQ; this is encoded by the coding sequence ATGATGGAAAATCACATATTCAAGGCCCTCGCCGATCCGACCCGGCGGATCATTTTTGAAAAACTCGCCAATGCCAATGGCATGAATGCCAGTGCGCTTCGCGAAGGCATCCCTATAAGCCAGCCTGCCATGTCACAACATCTGGCGGTATTGCGCGATGCCAGGCTTGTGCAGGAAGAACGCCGGGGACGGTTCGTAAACTACCGGATCACCCCCGAAGGACTGGACATGATTGTGCAATGGGTGGCCCGATACAGCACCTTCTGGCCGGACCGGGTGGACGCGCTGCGCAAAACCCTAAAGGAGATGGACCAGTGA
- the bluB gene encoding 5,6-dimethylbenzimidazole synthase codes for MTETESTKIPHDSASRADANPTGSNQLTPPVFDQSFQQQFIDLLLWRRDVRRFRTDPIPEADIDGLIAEACLAPSVGNCQPWRFVKVNTPERRRAIRDSFERANQQALNDYEGERAKLYASLKLQGMDQAPVQLAVFADEETEAGMGLGRKTMPEMLDYSAVAAVQLLWLAARVKGIGMGWVSILEPNVVQQVLDVPEHWRLIAYLCIGYPEEDNVVPELVRHGWQDRINPRDVTLDR; via the coding sequence ATGACCGAAACCGAAAGCACTAAAATCCCACACGATTCGGCCAGTAGAGCAGACGCCAACCCCACAGGCAGCAACCAGCTCACACCGCCGGTCTTTGACCAGTCCTTTCAGCAGCAATTTATTGATTTGCTGTTATGGCGGCGCGACGTGCGGCGCTTTCGCACCGATCCGATCCCCGAAGCCGATATTGACGGCCTGATTGCCGAAGCCTGCCTGGCCCCCTCGGTTGGCAATTGCCAGCCCTGGCGTTTTGTAAAGGTCAACACCCCCGAACGCCGCCGCGCCATTCGCGACAGTTTTGAACGCGCCAACCAGCAGGCGCTGAATGATTATGAAGGCGAGAGGGCAAAACTTTACGCCTCGCTGAAATTGCAGGGCATGGACCAGGCCCCGGTGCAGCTGGCCGTTTTTGCCGACGAAGAAACCGAAGCCGGCATGGGCCTTGGCCGCAAAACCATGCCGGAAATGCTGGATTATTCCGCCGTTGCCGCCGTGCAGCTTTTATGGCTGGCCGCAAGGGTCAAGGGCATTGGCATGGGCTGGGTCAGTATTCTGGAACCCAATGTGGTGCAACAGGTGCTTGATGTGCCAGAACACTGGCGGCTGATTGCCTATTTGTGCATCGGCTACCCGGAAGAGGATAATGTCGTACCCGAACTGGTGCGCCACGGCTGGCAGGACCGCATCAACCCGCGCGACGTCACGCTGGACAGATAA
- a CDS encoding SRPBCC domain-containing protein yields MTDHKNSKSNTSKTEKHASAHRLELEYSLDAPSEKVWRAINIAEIRESWLPGENLRHAKPVRAIPGKEVTYQMRDTAPPYLNSIVTFRLTPTGENSTHLRIIHDLTDARFTPIPKAANSNMPEMMCAA; encoded by the coding sequence GTGACTGACCACAAAAACAGCAAAAGCAACACATCCAAAACCGAAAAACACGCCTCGGCGCACCGTCTGGAGCTGGAATACAGCCTTGATGCACCAAGCGAAAAGGTCTGGCGGGCGATCAACATTGCCGAAATTCGCGAAAGCTGGCTACCGGGAGAAAATTTGCGCCATGCCAAACCGGTGCGAGCCATTCCCGGCAAGGAAGTCACCTATCAAATGCGCGACACCGCCCCACCCTACCTGAACAGCATTGTCACGTTCCGCCTGACACCAACAGGGGAAAACAGCACGCATCTTCGCATCATTCACGACCTGACGGATGCAAGATTCACCCCAATCCCCAAAGCCGCCAACAGCAATATGCCTGAAATGATGTGTGCCGCCTGA
- a CDS encoding undecaprenyl-diphosphate phosphatase, translated as MTLQHIILLAVVQGITEFLPISSSGHLVLTPAITGAADQGLLLDVSVHVGTLLAVLIYFWRDVLAMIIGFFRLFTGRMTPGARMALHIIVATIPVVAVGFYLKESGIEEQMRSVEIIAWTTLVFGIILWVADKVGMTINRIEHMGWASSIVIGLAQVIALIPGVSRSGITMTAARFMSYERSDAAQFSMLMSIPVILGAGLLAGLDLHKAGNMQLNREVMMAIGFSFITALITIAVLMSWLKRASFTPFAIYRIILGAALLVWVYGYGTAPLDTLF; from the coding sequence GTGACTCTTCAGCACATAATCCTTCTTGCAGTCGTTCAGGGTATCACTGAATTCCTGCCCATCAGCTCATCTGGCCATCTTGTTCTGACCCCCGCCATTACCGGCGCCGCCGATCAGGGCCTTTTGCTGGATGTTTCTGTTCATGTCGGAACGCTGCTTGCGGTTCTGATCTATTTCTGGCGCGATGTTCTGGCCATGATCATTGGCTTTTTCCGCCTGTTTACCGGCCGCATGACGCCGGGCGCCCGCATGGCATTACATATTATTGTCGCGACCATTCCAGTGGTGGCGGTTGGCTTTTATCTCAAGGAATCCGGCATCGAAGAACAGATGCGCTCCGTCGAGATCATCGCCTGGACCACCCTTGTTTTTGGTATCATCCTGTGGGTGGCCGACAAGGTCGGCATGACGATCAACCGGATCGAGCATATGGGCTGGGCCAGTTCCATTGTTATTGGCTTGGCACAGGTTATTGCCCTGATCCCCGGTGTCAGCCGGTCGGGCATCACCATGACGGCAGCTCGCTTCATGAGCTATGAACGCTCCGACGCCGCGCAGTTTTCCATGCTGATGTCGATTCCCGTCATTCTCGGGGCCGGTCTTCTGGCCGGGCTGGACCTGCATAAGGCCGGCAATATGCAGCTGAACCGCGAAGTCATGATGGCGATCGGGTTTTCCTTCATTACCGCGCTAATCACGATTGCGGTGCTCATGTCCTGGCTTAAGCGCGCCAGCTTCACGCCCTTTGCCATTTACCGCATCATCCTGGGCGCGGCCCTGCTGGTGTGGGTTTATGGCTATGGCACAGCACCGCTTGATACCCTGTTTTAG
- the secA gene encoding preprotein translocase subunit SecA: MLGVIARKIFGSANDREIKALRATVEQINALEPEVEKLSDEDLRARTDWLRDRLKNGETLAQVLPDAYATVREAAKRVRGERHYDVQMTGGIVLNDGKIAEMKTGEGKTLVSTLPVYLNALEGKGVHVVTVNDYLARRDAEWMGQVYGFLGMSVGVIMHGMTDDQRRAAYRCDITYATNNELGFDYLRDNMKFRLEDMVQREFNYAIVDEVDSILVDEARTPLIISGPAEDSSAMYQAVDQLIPKLKDEDYEKDEKARAVTLTEEGTEHAEQLLKEMGILTEGTLYDINNIHLVHHTNQALRAHKLFQRDTDYIVKDNKVVIIDEFTGRMMEGRRYSDGLHQALEAKERVEVQNENQTLASITFQNYFRLYPKLAGMTGTAMTEAEEFEEIYGLKVVEIPTHRPIARKDYDDEIYRTAAEKWEAIADLLVECHGRGQPALVGTVSIEKSEMLSALLKKRNIPHEILNAKQHEREAYIVAQAGAPGAITIATNMAGRGTDIKLGGNVEMRAELELVDVEDSKREAGIARLREEVLADQQKVHEAGGLFVIGTERHESRRIDNQLRGRSGRQGDPGASKFFLSLEDDLMRIFGSERMDSMLQKLGLEKGEAIYHPWINRALEKAQQKVEGRNFDIRKNLLKFDDVMNDQRKVIYDQRRDLMQAKDVAEDVAEMRSEVIEGLVERHCPEKVYPEQWEAKSLHEECLRLFGLDLPVEDWIKEEGIDPSMVHERIAKAVESKMASKVANYGADIIRQVEKSLLLQLLDQSWKEHLLALDHLRQGIGLRAYGQRDPLNEFKREAFNLFEEMLGMLRERVTQMLSHVELQSAPRPEDLEPRQTQEMHENHPSPESDPTAATAAEERVQETVQSRQAGGTVDPNNPATWGRVSRNAPCPCGSGKKYKHCHGQVS; encoded by the coding sequence ATGCTCGGCGTCATTGCCCGGAAAATTTTCGGTTCAGCTAACGATCGTGAAATCAAAGCCCTTCGGGCCACGGTCGAGCAAATCAACGCCTTGGAACCCGAGGTCGAGAAACTGTCTGACGAAGATCTGCGCGCCCGCACCGATTGGCTGCGCGATCGTCTCAAAAATGGCGAGACTCTTGCCCAGGTTCTGCCCGATGCCTATGCCACCGTCCGCGAAGCGGCAAAGCGCGTGCGCGGCGAACGTCATTATGATGTGCAGATGACGGGCGGTATCGTTCTCAATGATGGCAAAATTGCCGAAATGAAAACCGGTGAAGGTAAAACGCTGGTTTCCACCCTGCCGGTTTATCTGAACGCGCTTGAAGGCAAGGGTGTTCATGTGGTGACGGTCAACGATTATCTCGCACGCCGCGACGCCGAATGGATGGGGCAGGTTTACGGTTTCCTTGGCATGTCGGTGGGTGTGATCATGCACGGCATGACCGACGACCAGCGCCGGGCGGCCTATCGGTGTGATATTACCTATGCCACCAATAACGAACTGGGCTTTGACTATCTGCGCGATAACATGAAATTCCGTCTGGAAGACATGGTTCAGCGCGAATTCAACTATGCCATCGTTGACGAAGTTGACTCGATCCTGGTTGATGAAGCCCGGACCCCGCTGATCATTTCCGGCCCCGCTGAAGACAGTTCCGCCATGTATCAGGCGGTGGACCAGCTTATTCCCAAGCTGAAAGACGAAGATTACGAAAAAGATGAAAAAGCCCGTGCCGTTACCCTGACTGAAGAAGGGACGGAGCATGCCGAACAGTTATTGAAAGAAATGGGAATCCTGACCGAAGGAACCCTTTATGACATCAATAACATTCATCTGGTGCATCACACCAACCAGGCCTTGCGGGCACACAAGCTGTTCCAGCGCGATACCGACTATATCGTCAAGGACAACAAGGTTGTCATCATTGACGAATTTACGGGTCGCATGATGGAAGGCCGTCGTTATTCGGATGGCCTGCACCAGGCGCTGGAAGCCAAGGAACGGGTTGAAGTCCAGAACGAAAACCAGACCCTGGCCTCGATCACCTTCCAGAACTATTTCCGTCTGTATCCGAAGCTGGCCGGCATGACCGGTACGGCCATGACCGAAGCCGAGGAATTTGAAGAAATTTACGGCCTGAAGGTTGTTGAAATTCCGACCCATCGTCCGATTGCCCGTAAGGATTATGACGACGAGATTTATCGGACCGCCGCCGAAAAATGGGAAGCGATTGCCGATCTTCTGGTGGAATGCCACGGTCGTGGTCAGCCGGCCCTGGTGGGCACGGTGTCGATTGAAAAATCGGAAATGCTGAGTGCGCTGTTGAAAAAGCGTAACATTCCACATGAAATTCTGAACGCCAAGCAGCACGAACGTGAAGCCTATATCGTGGCCCAGGCCGGTGCGCCGGGCGCGATCACGATTGCCACTAACATGGCCGGTCGCGGGACGGACATCAAGCTGGGCGGTAACGTTGAAATGCGGGCCGAACTGGAATTGGTCGATGTCGAGGATTCCAAGCGCGAAGCCGGTATTGCGCGCCTGCGTGAAGAAGTCCTGGCAGACCAGCAAAAGGTCCATGAAGCTGGTGGCCTGTTTGTGATCGGTACCGAACGCCACGAATCGCGTCGTATCGACAACCAGTTGCGCGGCCGTTCCGGTCGTCAGGGTGACCCGGGGGCATCGAAATTCTTCCTGTCGCTGGAAGATGACCTGATGCGCATTTTTGGGTCCGAGCGCATGGATAGCATGCTGCAAAAGCTGGGTCTGGAAAAAGGCGAAGCCATTTACCATCCCTGGATCAACAGGGCGCTGGAAAAAGCCCAGCAAAAGGTTGAGGGCCGCAACTTCGACATTCGTAAGAACCTGTTGAAATTTGACGATGTCATGAATGACCAGCGTAAGGTTATTTATGATCAGCGCCGCGATTTGATGCAGGCCAAGGATGTGGCCGAAGACGTTGCCGAAATGCGTTCCGAGGTGATCGAGGGCTTGGTGGAACGTCATTGCCCGGAAAAGGTTTATCCGGAACAGTGGGAAGCCAAATCCCTGCATGAAGAATGCCTGCGCCTGTTCGGCCTTGATCTGCCGGTCGAAGACTGGATCAAGGAAGAAGGCATTGATCCGTCGATGGTACATGAGCGCATTGCCAAGGCTGTCGAGTCCAAAATGGCATCCAAGGTTGCCAATTATGGGGCAGATATCATTCGACAGGTTGAAAAAAGCCTGCTGCTGCAATTGCTTGACCAGTCCTGGAAAGAGCACCTTTTGGCGTTGGACCATTTGCGTCAGGGCATTGGTCTTCGGGCCTATGGTCAGCGCGACCCGCTGAACGAATTCAAGCGCGAAGCCTTTAACCTGTTTGAAGAGATGCTGGGAATGCTGCGCGAACGTGTGACGCAAATGCTTTCGCATGTTGAATTGCAGTCCGCCCCGCGCCCCGAGGATCTCGAGCCGCGCCAAACGCAGGAAATGCACGAGAACCATCCGTCGCCTGAAAGCGACCCGACGGCCGCAACCGCCGCCGAGGAACGGGTGCAGGAAACCGTGCAGTCCCGTCAGGCCGGTGGCACGGTGGACCCGAACAACCCTGCAACCTGGGGCCGCGTTTCGCGCAATGCACCGTGCCCGTGTGGGTCGGGCAAAAAATATAAACATTGCCACGGTCAGGTTTCGTAA
- a CDS encoding VOC family protein codes for MQVRRIVANIASPDLEKAAAFYRDILGLDILMDHGWIVTFGNQARMTVQLSIASEGGAGTPVPDLSIEVDDIAEAERRVRAAGIVPEYGPVTESWGVRRFFVRDPFGRLLNILSHAG; via the coding sequence ATGCAGGTACGTCGCATCGTTGCCAATATTGCCTCACCGGATTTGGAAAAGGCTGCGGCCTTTTATCGTGATATTCTGGGGTTGGATATTTTGATGGATCACGGCTGGATCGTGACATTTGGCAATCAGGCCCGTATGACGGTGCAGCTTAGCATCGCAAGCGAAGGGGGTGCTGGCACCCCGGTTCCCGACCTGTCCATTGAGGTTGACGATATTGCGGAAGCCGAGCGCCGTGTTCGTGCTGCCGGTATTGTGCCGGAATACGGGCCGGTGACTGAAAGCTGGGGCGTGCGCCGGTTCTTTGTCCGCGACCCGTTTGGTCGTTTGCTCAATATTTTGTCGCACGCCGGTTAG
- a CDS encoding molybdopterin-binding protein, which yields MSKTVRACLLIIGNEILSGRTHDKNLPYLAEQLNDLGIRLAEARVIPDIAQIIIDTVNECRAKFDYVFTTGGIGPTHDDITSDCIAEAFGVPLDLNDEAVKLLRSNYANPDVDLNEARLRMARIPRGAELVDNPVSKAPGYRMENVYVMAGVPMIMQAMFQGIKHQLVGGRPMMSRSVGGYIPEGTIAEALGKIQDEFKNTDIGSYPFLREGRLGTTLVVRGEEQADVDAAIVRITDAIIGFGREVIAEDDAS from the coding sequence ATGTCCAAAACCGTTCGTGCCTGTTTGCTGATTATTGGCAATGAAATCCTGTCGGGCCGCACCCATGATAAAAACCTGCCCTATCTGGCCGAACAGTTAAACGACCTGGGCATTCGCCTGGCCGAGGCACGGGTTATTCCCGATATTGCCCAAATCATAATCGATACGGTGAATGAATGCCGGGCAAAGTTTGATTACGTTTTCACCACGGGCGGCATTGGCCCGACCCATGACGATATTACATCCGACTGTATTGCCGAAGCCTTTGGCGTGCCGCTGGATTTGAATGATGAAGCCGTCAAATTGCTGCGCAGCAATTATGCCAACCCGGATGTGGACCTGAATGAAGCCCGTTTGCGCATGGCACGCATCCCGCGCGGGGCAGAACTGGTTGATAACCCGGTCAGCAAGGCGCCGGGCTATCGCATGGAAAATGTTTATGTCATGGCTGGTGTGCCCATGATCATGCAGGCCATGTTCCAGGGCATTAAACACCAGCTTGTGGGCGGCCGCCCGATGATGTCGCGCTCCGTTGGCGGTTATATTCCCGAAGGCACCATTGCCGAGGCTTTGGGCAAAATTCAGGATGAATTCAAAAATACTGATATAGGGTCTTATCCCTTCTTGCGGGAGGGCCGGCTTGGGACCACATTGGTGGTACGGGGCGAGGAACAGGCGGATGTCGATGCCGCCATTGTGCGGATTACCGATGCGATTATTGGTTTTGGTCGTGAAGTGATTGCCGAAGACGATGCCTCATAA
- the mutT gene encoding 8-oxo-dGTP diphosphatase MutT, whose amino-acid sequence MSVDLRQGRVPERTVFVSAVALVDIDHRVLIAQRPEGKSMAGLWEFPGGKVEPGETPEMALVRELKEELNIDITESCLAPFTFASFTYDDFHLMMPLYLCRVWKGEIRPMEGQQVKWVRPVRLGDYPMPPADVPLVAMLRDFL is encoded by the coding sequence ATGTCAGTCGATTTGCGTCAGGGCCGCGTTCCTGAACGTACCGTATTTGTCAGTGCCGTGGCACTGGTTGATATTGATCACCGTGTGCTGATTGCGCAGCGTCCGGAAGGCAAATCCATGGCCGGGCTGTGGGAGTTTCCCGGGGGTAAGGTTGAACCCGGTGAAACCCCGGAAATGGCCCTGGTGCGCGAGCTGAAAGAAGAGCTTAATATTGACATTACCGAAAGCTGCCTGGCCCCTTTTACCTTTGCCTCTTTCACCTATGACGATTTTCATCTGATGATGCCGCTTTATTTATGCCGTGTCTGGAAAGGCGAAATTCGCCCGATGGAAGGCCAGCAGGTGAAATGGGTGCGTCCGGTACGCCTGGGCGATTATCCGATGCCACCGGCCGATGTGCCCCTGGTGGCGATGCTGCGCGACTTTTTGTAA
- a CDS encoding alpha/beta hydrolase, protein MPRPRLLVLASNALMATLLLAGCDRLGAFNSLQAGDIKPAITDLPYGPDARQKMDIYLPTRAQRPAPLMIWFYGGAWRSGDKAKYAFVAKRFTDMGYAVAIPDYRLAPKVTYPAFVQDSAQAVKTAKAFAQEHPADISGQKLILAGHSAGAYNAMQLVARQTFLQKVGLTRDDIAGIIGLSGPYDFYPYDVESTRSAFDDTPGRESQPVNQDLATMPPLLLITGEADHTVLPRNSIRLAKLAPNATLVKIPDMSHVGTVVALGTFLTGDARVTKPIDQFLAKVAPIKVAK, encoded by the coding sequence ATGCCCCGTCCCCGTTTGCTTGTTCTTGCCTCCAACGCCCTGATGGCGACCCTGCTGCTTGCCGGATGTGACCGTCTTGGTGCCTTTAACAGCCTGCAGGCCGGTGACATCAAACCGGCCATAACCGACCTGCCCTATGGCCCCGATGCCCGGCAAAAAATGGATATTTACCTGCCAACCAGGGCACAGCGCCCGGCACCGTTAATGATCTGGTTTTATGGCGGCGCGTGGCGGTCGGGCGACAAGGCCAAATATGCCTTTGTTGCAAAACGATTTACCGACATGGGCTATGCCGTTGCCATCCCCGATTACCGGCTGGCCCCCAAGGTGACGTACCCGGCCTTCGTTCAGGACAGCGCACAGGCAGTCAAAACTGCAAAGGCCTTTGCCCAGGAACATCCTGCCGATATCAGTGGACAAAAACTGATACTGGCCGGGCATAGTGCCGGAGCCTATAACGCCATGCAGCTTGTCGCACGGCAAACCTTTCTGCAAAAGGTCGGCTTAACCCGCGATGATATCGCTGGCATCATCGGCCTGTCCGGGCCCTATGATTTTTATCCCTATGATGTAGAAAGCACCCGTTCCGCCTTTGACGACACGCCGGGAAGGGAAAGCCAGCCGGTCAATCAGGACCTCGCGACCATGCCGCCCCTATTGCTGATCACCGGAGAAGCTGACCACACGGTTTTGCCGCGCAATTCCATCCGCCTGGCCAAATTGGCCCCCAACGCTACACTGGTTAAAATCCCCGATATGAGCCATGTCGGCACGGTGGTGGCCCTGGGCACATTTTTAACCGGCGATGCGCGTGTGACAAAGCCGATTGACCAGTTTCTGGCAAAGGTCGCCCCCATCAAGGTAGCGAAATAA
- a CDS encoding ATP-dependent Clp protease proteolytic subunit — MCNMMQLIPMVVEQTSAGERSFDIYSRLLRERIIFLNGEVNDTISSLICAQLLFLEAENSQKPIHLYINSPGGVITSGMAMYDTMRYIKSPVHTLCMGTARSMGSFLLMAGEPGHRAALPNASLHVHQPLGGFQGQASDVLIHAEEMRLTKQRVIALYAKHCGRSTGEVERTLDRDRFMTAEQALEWGLIDQILEHRGANDDAQ, encoded by the coding sequence ATGTGTAACATGATGCAGTTAATCCCGATGGTGGTTGAACAAACCAGCGCGGGCGAACGATCCTTTGATATTTATTCCCGCCTGTTGCGCGAACGCATCATCTTTCTCAATGGCGAAGTGAATGACACGATCTCATCGCTGATCTGTGCACAGCTTTTGTTTTTGGAAGCGGAAAATTCCCAAAAACCAATCCACCTTTACATCAATTCTCCGGGCGGGGTCATCACAAGCGGCATGGCAATGTACGACACCATGCGCTACATCAAATCGCCGGTTCATACCCTGTGCATGGGCACCGCGCGGTCAATGGGATCGTTCCTGTTAATGGCGGGTGAACCGGGCCATCGGGCCGCCCTGCCCAATGCCAGCCTGCATGTCCATCAACCCCTGGGCGGCTTTCAGGGCCAGGCATCGGATGTGCTGATCCATGCTGAAGAAATGCGCCTGACCAAACAGCGCGTGATTGCCCTTTATGCCAAACATTGCGGCCGCAGCACTGGGGAAGTTGAACGCACGCTTGACCGCGACCGCTTTATGACCGCCGAACAGGCGCTGGAATGGGGCCTGATTGACCAAATCCTGGAGCATCGTGGCGCAAATGATGATGCGCAATAA